In the genome of Oncorhynchus masou masou isolate Uvic2021 chromosome 26, UVic_Omas_1.1, whole genome shotgun sequence, one region contains:
- the LOC135514569 gene encoding amphoterin-induced protein 2-like, whose translation MCLSRMTFTAACPPPCLCASDIVSCSGRNLSTVPTDLPGYVTRLDLSHNVLSALLLDWPDRCLDRLTTLVLSQNAITHLAPDTFAPTPHLRHLDLSSNGLSRLNASAFHGLGELEVLLLFGNRISQTMAGAFKGLSSLERLYLGGNRLTAFPLELYQRDGALPCLRFLDLSMNMVRQVPVQSLLSLATWQQGGIYLQGNPLVCDCALRAMLEYWERRQYRPLLDFREEYPCSLGQEEWLNCSANPQGGFHGTVEVSYQAEPGDWLMVPCPGVSLPLREGLMVFWLTPGDGSPALGVTDGQSSRLTVLTNGTLEIRGALLEDSGTYSCVAVRGRHRSSNETLEVTVSVGNPSGLGKSGEERSSGGEHFNTAFTTLASCVVSIVLVLLYLYLTPCCCHGGKAGGVGGCGGRAMLLCADPREVELADKRVKGGKMVAFLETEGEHPHKCSAKHPVMDAAAIEGILKNGSRALEQVLEEHVA comes from the coding sequence ATGTGTCTGTCCCGTATGACGTTCACGGCCGCCTGCCCACCACCCTGCCTGTGTGCCAGCGACATCGTCTCCTGCAGTGGTCGCAATCTGTCAACCGTTCCCACTGACCTCCCTGGCTATGTCACCCGATTGGACCTCAGTCACAATGTCCTATCTGCTCTGCTTTTGGATTGGCCAGACCGGTGTCTGGACAGGCTGACCACGCTGGTCCTCAGTCAAAACGCCATTACCCATCTGGCACCGGACACCTTCGCCCCCACCCCTCACCTTCGCCACCTGGACCTCTCGTCCAATGGGCTGTCTCGGCTCAACGCATCTGCCTTTCATGGGCTCGGGGAACTGGAAGTGCTGCTTCTGTTTGGAAACCGCATCAGTCAGACCATGGCGGGAGCCTTCAAGGGGCTGAGCAGCCTGGAAAGGCTGTATCTGGGCGGGAACAGACTGACTGCCTTCCCCCTGGAGCTCTACCAGCGAGATGGGGCTCTGCCATGTCTGCGTTTCCTGGATTTGTCGATGAACATGGTGAGGCAGGTGCCCGTGCAGAGCCTACTCTCTCTGGCCACCTGGCAGCAGGGTGGCATCTATTTGCAGGGGAACCCGTTGGTGTGCGACTGTGCCCTGCGCGCCATGCTGGAGTACTGGGAGAGGAGGCAGTACCGTCCCCTACTAGACTTCAGGGAGGAGTATCCATGCAGTCTGGGTCAGGAGGAGTGGCTGAATTGTTCTGCTAACCCTCAGGGTGGGTTCCATGGAACTGTAGAAGTGTCTTACCAGGCAGAGCCTGGCGATTGGCTCATGGTGCCGTGCCCTGGCGTTTCTCTCCCCCTCCGGGAAGGGTTGATGGTGTTCTGGCTGACCCCGGGCGATGGATCCCCGGCACTGGGCGTAACAGACGGTCAGAGCAGCCGCCTCACGGTCCTCACCAACGGTACCCTGGAGATCCGAGGGGCTCTCCTGGAGGATTCAGGGACTTACTCATGCGTGGCAGTCCGCGGGCGACACCGGAGCTCCAACGAGACTTTGGAGGTCACCGTCTCCGTAGGTAACCCCAGCGGACTGGGCAAGAGCGGGGAGGAACGTAGCAGCGGCGGGGAGCATTTTAACACGGCATTTACCACGCTGGCGTCCTGTGTGGTCAGCATCGTCCTGGTGCTCCTCTACCTGTACCTCACTCCCTGCTGTTGCCATGGTGGAAAGGCCGGGGGCGTTGGTGGGTGCGGCGGGCGAGCCATGCTCCTCTGTGCAGACCCCAGAGAGGTGGAACTCGCGGACAAAAGGGTCAAAGGTGGAAAGATGGTGGCCTTCCTCGAAACGGAGGGCGAGCACCCCCACAAATGCAGCGCAAAGCACCCAGTAATGGACGCTGCAGCCATAGAAGGCATTTTGAAGAATGGAAGCAGGGCCTTGGAGCAGGTCCTCGAAGAACACGTTGCGTAG